In Tachysurus vachellii isolate PV-2020 chromosome 10, HZAU_Pvac_v1, whole genome shotgun sequence, the following proteins share a genomic window:
- the LOC132851926 gene encoding uncharacterized protein LOC132851926: MEAMRVRVRGGQRERGVGRGRGRGRGQRRGPVRRRVSDDIRATLVDHVINHGLSMREAGQRVHPNLSRYTVASIIRTFRLENRMVGLPPRGGRERLFIQEQELAIVQMVQENNAIRLRELQQRIIADRMVFNNINRVSISTISRILQKHNFRMKQLYRVPFERNSVRVKDLRHDYVQTVLDFDAAEQPHEFIYVDEAGFNLAKTRRRGRNIVGQRAVVNVPGQRWGNITLCAAISVQGVLHHHATLGPYNTGQTIVFLDALHAVVQDKPQQPRFVVIWDNVSFHRAALVQDCFTNHNNFTPLYLPPYSPFLNAIEELFSAWRWKVYDRQPHARMPLLQAMEEACGDIEVGSIQGWIRHTRRYFPRCLAREDIACDVDDVLWPDPNRRCTFAKGVITFLNNL; encoded by the exons atggaggcaatgcgagtaagagtaagaggaggacaaagagagagaggagttggACGTGGACGTGGACGTGGAAGAGGACAAAGACGAGGACCAGTGCGGAGACGTGTATCGGATGACATCAGGGCTACTCTGGTGGACCATGTCATAAATCATGGCTTATCCATGAGGGAGGCTGGGCAAAGAGTCCACCCTAACCTCAGTCGCTACACAGTAGCATCGATAATAAGAACATTCCGACTGGAGAACAG AATGGTTGGGCTACCTCCTCGAGGTGGAAGGGAACGTCTCTTTATTCAAGAACAAGAGCTTGCCATCGTTCAAATGGTGCAAGAAAATAACGCAATCCGACTTCGTGAGTTGCAACAGCGCATAATTGCAGATAGAATGGTATTCAACAATATCAACAGGGTCAGCATTTCTACAATAAGTCGCATCCTACAGAAACATAACTTCAGAATGAAGCAGCTGTACAGGGTGCcatttgagaggaacagtgtCAGGGTCAAGGATCTGCGCCATGATTATGTGCAG ACAGTTTTGGATTTTGATGCCGCCGAACAGCCACATGAGTTCATCTATGTGGATGAGGCAGGCTTTAATCTGGCCAAAACCAGGCGTCGAGGCCGTAACATAGTTGGACAAAGGGCTGTTGTAAATGTCCCTGGGCAACGTTGGGGAAATATCACCTTGTGTGCTGCAATTAGTGTCCAAGGAGTCCTGCATCATCATGCCACTCTAGGTCCCTACAATACAGGACAGACCATTGTATTTCTAGATGCACTACATGCAGTTGTACAGGACAAACCACAGCAGCCCAGGTTTGTTGTCATCTGGGATAATGTTAGTTTCCACCGGGCTGCTCTGGTCCAAGATTGCTTCACCAACCATAACAATTTTACACCTTTATACCTGCCCCCTTACAGCCCCTTTCTAAATGCAATCGAGGAATTATTTTCAGCATGGCGGTGGAAAGTCTATGATCGGCAACCACACGCCCGCATGCCTCTTCTGCAAGCAATGGAAGAGGCATGTGGAGACATTGAGGTGGGATCCATCCAAGGGTGGATTAGGCACACAAGACGATATTTTCCCCGATGCCTAGCCCGCGAGGACATCGCCTGTGATGTCGACGATGTCTTGTGGCCAGATCCAAACAGAAG